One Gossypium hirsutum isolate 1008001.06 chromosome A11, Gossypium_hirsutum_v2.1, whole genome shotgun sequence genomic window carries:
- the LOC107888693 gene encoding probable N-acetyltransferase HLS1 — MGDDKCVLVIREFDPSKDLTSVEEVEKRCEVGPSGKLSLFTDLLGDPICRVRHSPAFLMLVAELSSTKEIVGMIRGCIKTVTCGKKLYRNSESNHPTKPFPVYTKLAYILGLRVSPFHKRMGIGLKLVRGMEDWFVLNGAEYSYLATENDNKPSVKLFTDKCGYSKFRTPTILVNPVFAHQLPVSNRVTLIKLPPSDTELLYRRRFSTTEFFPRDIDSVLNNRLNIGTFLAVPRGGCYTQKSWPGSDKFLPDPPESWAVLSVWNSKDVFRLEVRGASRMTKALAKTTRIVDKLLPFFRLPSIPEVFRPFSLHFLYGLGGEGPRAAKFVNALCAHAHNLAKQGECSVVVTEVATLEPLKMGVPHWKSLSCDQDLWCIKRLGEEYSDGSVGDWTKSPPGLSIFVDPREV; from the exons atgGGAGATGACAAGTGTGTTTTAGTAATAAGAGAGTTTGATCCGAGCAAGGATTTAACAAGTGTAGAAGAAGTTGAAAAAAGATGTGAGGTTGGTCCCAGCGGCAAACTCTCTCTCTTTACCGACCTCTTAGGCGACCCTATTTGCCGGGTCCGCCATTCCCCTGCTTTTCTCATGCTG GTGGCTGAGTTAAGCTCAACAAAAGAAATAGTTGGGATGATTCGAGGTTGCATTAAAACCGTTACATGCGGCAAAAAGCTTTATCGCAATAGCGAAAGCAATCATCCCACTAAACCCTTCCCCGTATACACCAAACTCGCTTACATTTTAGGCCTTCGGGTCTCCCCTT TCCACAAGAGAATGGGAATTGGGTTAAAGTTGGTCCGAGGAATGGAAGATTGGTTTGTCCTAAACGGCGCTGAATATTCCTACTTAGCAACGGAAAACGACAACAAACCTTCTGTTAAGCTCTTCACTGATAAATGCGGTTACTCCAAGTTCCGTACTCCTACTATTTTGGTTAACCCCGTTTTCGCTCATCAACTCCCCGTTTCCAATCGGGTCACTCTAATCAAGCTTCCGCCGTCCGACACTGAGTTGCTATACCGCCGCCGGTTCTCCACCACCGAGTTCTTCCCTCGCGACATTGACTCGGTTCTTAATAATAGACTTAACATTGGAACCTTTTTGGCCGTGCCACGTGGAGGCTGTTACACGCAAAAGTCTTGGCCCGGGTCGGATAAGTTTTTACCAGACCCGCCAGAGTCGTGGGCTGTTTTGAGTGTTTGGAATAGCAAGGACGTGTTTAGGCTGGAAGTTCGAGGGGCGTCGAGGATGACGAAGGCGTTGGCTAAAACGACAAGGATCGTGGACAAGTTATTGCCGTTTTTTAGATTACCGTCGATCCCGGAAGTGTTTAGGCCGTTCAGTTTGCACTTTTTGTACGGTTTGGGAGGGGAAGGTCCACGCGCGGCCAAGTTTGTGAATGCATTGTGTGCACACGCGCATAACTTGGCTAAACAAGGAGAGTGCAGTGTGGTGGTGACTGAGGTGGCGACTCTTGAGCCGTTGAAAATGGGGGTCCCACATTGGAAGAGTTTATCATGTGATCAAGATTTATGGTGTATCAAGCGACTCGGGGAAGAATACAGTGACGGGTCTGTCGGTGACTGGACTAAATCACCCCCTGGACTTTCCATATTTGTAGATCCTAGAGAAGTCTAA